Within the Fundidesulfovibrio soli genome, the region AGAACGCGCCCTTGGGCATCACGAACTCGTAGCCCGCGTCCCCCAGCACCTTGGCCATGGCGTCGCGGCGCTCGGCGTACACGGACACGTCCACCTGCTGGCCCAGGGCCTTGAGCAGGATGGCCTGCCCGATGGCCGGAGCGTTGACGTAGCCCAGGATGCGGTTGGCGAACACCACGCCCGCCATGAGCTCCTCCTTGCCGGGCATCTGCGGGGCCAGGGCCACGTAGCCGATGCGCTCGCCCGCCAGGGAGAGGTTCTTGGAGAAGGAGCTGACCACCACCGTGTAGGGGTAGATGTTCATGATCGAAGGCACGTGCGCGCCGTCGTAGGTCAGGAAGCGGTACGGCTCGTCGGCCAGCAGCAGGATGGGCTTCTCCCGCTTGGCGTTCTCGGCCGTGAGCCCGTCGGCCAGGGCCTTGATGGTCTTCTCGGAGTAGACCACGCCCGTGGGGTTGTTGGGCGAGTTGAGCAGCACCACGCGGGTCTTGGGAGTGATCGCCGCCAGCAGGGCCGGGACGTCCAGGTCGAAGTCCGGCAGGGTCGGCACGGTGACCAGCCTGCCCCCATGGTTGCCCACGTAGAACCCGTACTCCACGAAGAAGGGGCGCGGGCAGATGACCTCGTCGCCCGGGGTGAGCACGGCCCGGAAGAAGGCGTTGATGCCGCCGGCCGCGCCGCAGCTGAGCAGCAGGTCCGAGCCGGTGACGGGGGCTTCCTGCTCCTGCGCAACCTGTGCGGCCAGAGCCTCGCGCACGTGGGGGTGCCCGGCGTTGGGCATGTAGCCGAAAGCGAAGGGCTCGGTGGCGCGGGCGGCCAGCTCGGCCAGGCATTCGCCCACCACTCCGGGCGAGGGCAGGTCCGGGTTGCCCAGGCTGAAGTCGTACACATTGTCCTCGCCGTATATCTTCTTCATCTCCGCGCCCTGCTCGAAGATGCGCCTGATCCAGGACCCTTTGCTCAAGGCCTCGGAAATCTCGCTCGACAACAAACTCATGATCCGCTCCCGGTGAGTATTGCCCGCCAACGCGGGGGAGCCTGCTTCTACCCTCCAAGCGCCCATACTTCAAGCTTGCCAAGCCCGCCCCGAAGCATTACATGCCTTTCGCCTTCATTGAAAACCGCCCCCGGGCTTCCGGCGGGCGTACATCATGCGCACCGGCTTCCGTCGCCAGCGGCGGATTATTTCTCCAACTCTTGCAGCAGAGTACCGTTCCAATATGAACCACACCCCCGAAATCCTCGCTCCAGCCGGTGACGCCCAATCCTTCCTGGCCGCCCTCTCCGCCGGAGCCGACGCAGTATACTGCGGGCTCAAGCATTTCTCCGCCCGCATGCAGGCCGAGAACTTCTCCATCCAGGAGCTCGCCCGCCTGACCACCCTGGCCCACGACATGGGCCGCAAGGTCTATGTGGCCATGAACACCCTGGTCAAACCCGGCGAGGAAGGCAAGGCGGGCCGCCTGGCCGACCGCCTGGCCCGCGTGGTCCACCCCGACGCGCTCATCATCCAGGACCTGGGCTCGGCCGTGGTGGCCCGCCAGGCCGGATACAAGGGCGAGCTGCACCTCTCCACCCTGGCCAACGTCTCCTCCCCCTCGGCCCTCTCCGTGATGCCCCAGCTGGGCATCAGCCGCGTGGTGCTGCCGCGCGAGCTGAACGTGGACGAGATGCGCCTCATGGCCGCCGCCTGCCCCGAGGGCGTCGAGCTGGAGACCTTCGTGCACGGCGCGCTCTGCCACAACATTTCCGGCCGCTGCTGGTGGTCGAGCTTCCTGGGCGGCAAGAGCGGCCTGCGCGGGCGCTGCGTGCAGCCCTGCCGCCGGGTGTTCAACCGCAAGGGGCATCCCGGGCGCTACTTCTCCTGCCAGGACCTCTCCCTGGACGTGCTGGCCAAAGCCCTGCTGACCATCCCCCAGGTGAAGGCCTGGAAGATCGAAGGCCGCAAGAAAGGCCCGCACTACGTGTTCTACACCACCACGGCCTACCGCATGCTGCGTGACGCCCCGGACGACCCGAGCGCCAAGAAGGCCGCCCTCTCCTACATCGAGCAGGCCCTGGGCCGCCCCTCCACCCACTACAGCTTCCTGCCCCAGAAGGCCCGCAACCCCGTGGACGCCATGAGCCAGACCGGCTCCGGCCTGCTGGTGGGCCGCGTGAACCTGCGCGAGGGCCGCAAGTATTTCGTCAACCCGCGCCAGCCGCTGTTGGCGGGCGACCTGCTGCGCCTGGGCTACGAGGACGAGCTCGGCCACCAGGTGGCGCGTGTGACGCGCTCCGTGCCCAAGGGCGGCCGTTTCGACTTCTCCATCGCCCCCGGGGCCGGACGCCCGCGCGCCGGCATGAGCGTGTTCCTGATCGACCGCCGCGAGCCCGAGCTGATGCGCCGCATCGAATTGCTGGAGGCGCAGCTGAACAAGATCCCCGAGCTGGACTCCGTGGAGTCGAAATACGCGCCGGTGATGCCCAAGCCCTACAAGCCCGCGCGGGGCGAGCGCTGCGAATCCGTGCACATCTGGCGCCAGCCTCCCAAAGGCCCGGCCAAGGGCGCGGCGGGCGTGTGGGTCTCGGCCACCAAGACGCAGCACCTGCCGCTGGGGCGCGCCTCCTCCACCTGGTGGTGGCTGCCCCCGGTCATCTGGCCCAACGAGGAGAAGGATTTCGCGGACATCCTCGAGGTCATCCTCAAGCGCGGCGGCAAGCGCTTCGTGCTCAACGCCCCCTGGCAGACCGGGCTCCTGCGCAAGCGCCGCGAGATGGAGCTGTGGGCCGGGCCGTTCTGCAACGTGAGCAACCCCCTGGCCCTCTCCACGCTGAAGGACATGGGCTTCGACGGCGCGATCATCTCCCCGGAGCTGTCCGGCGAGGAGGTCATGTCCCTGCCCAAGCGCAGCCCCCTGCCCCTGGGCGTGGTCACCTACGGGCTGTGGCCCTTGGGCATCAGCCGCACGCTCAGCCAGGACATCAAGTCCTGCGAGCCCCTGACCAGCCCCAAGGGCGAAGTCTGCTTCTCCACCCGCTACGGCCAGAACTTCTGGATCTACCCCAACTGGGAGCTGGACCTGACCGAGAAGGAGGACAGCCTCTGCAAGGCCGGGTTCATGCAGATGATCCACATGCGCGAGCCCCTGCCCAAGGGCATGGAGCGCAAGGAAAGGGGTTGCGTGTTCAACTGGGACATCGGGGTGCTGTAGAAGCGCCTCGGCCTGGGCTGGTTTGCTGAAACCGGGCCAATTGAATACAGAAAAGGGCTCACGGTGTGAGCCCTTTTTTTATCTCTGGACGGCGTCCGTCCCGCCGCCTTACGGTCGCAGGAATGTGCCCGCCTATTGCACGCTGGTCCTGTTCTTGCCGGACTTCTTGGAAAAATACAGCGCCTCGTCCGCGCGCTTGAGCGCGGACAGATAACACTGCTTGCCGCCATCGTTGTGGAGCTTGGCCAGGCCGATGCTGCACGTTATCTTGAGTCCGCCATAGAGCAGCGCCCCGTCCACGTCGCGCGCCTTGAACACCTTAGACTCCAGAGAGCGCCTGATGTGTTCGGCAACCATGAACGCCTTCTCGTCATCGACGCCATCCAGGTACACCACGAACTCCTCGCCGCCATACCTCCCGGCAAGGAACCCGCTCTGGGGGGAGTTGGCCTTGCTCTCCACTTCATTCAGGAGATTGCCGACCTCCCGCAGCACCTGATCGCCTACAAGGTGGCCGTAACTATCGTTGAATTTCTTGAAATTATCCACGTCCAGCATGGCGACATACGCGGGCCTGCTCCCCTCGAACGTGCTCTTGACGAGCTGCTCGACGGTCAGTTCGAAGCACCTGCGGTTCCGCAACCCGGTCAGAGGGTCCAGATTGCAGATGGCGTCCAGGCTTTCCGCATCCTGAGCCAGCAGGTCCGCGAACTCGGACACGTTTCTGTTGACGAACTGCACGGCCTCTTCAATCGAACTGAACTTCCGCATGTCGTTCGACAGTTCATTGTTGAAGTCGACGAGATTATTGCACCGTTTTTTGATGACTTCTTTCGAGGCATTGATGGCCTGGACGATCTCGTCGAACATCTTGTTGACGCTGTCAATCGACTCCGAAGTCACACGCGCGCCTATCCTATTTGAGACATCCGCGAATGAATCGTTGTCGAACTTCAAAGACTTGAGTGCTTCCAGGGCGATAAGCTGGATGTCTTCCTTTTGTGCGGACGACAAGAATTGAATTTCTTTTATGAATGACACGAACAGGAACAACGACTTCCAGCGCACATCCTGGGGCGTCCCCGCCTTGGCCAAAGACGCGCACAGCTTCTTGATGTCACATGATTCTTTAATTTCACTACAAACATGATCCATTCCGCACCTCTGATTTCATTTGTGCAACAGCGGAGCACGTCTGTTACCGGCACAGCCATCCTGTTTGCATGTTGAAGCCAACAAAACATATTATTGCCTAAACAAAATTATTATCACCATGGCTTTCTTATTGCAAATATTTTGCGGTCGGTGACCCATGGTTCTCACCGCCGTACGGCCGCCCTCCCCGGTGCGCCAACTCCGGCTTGTAGCCCTGGGCATCAGCGGCGACCTCTTTCCGCTTATTGAACATCCCCTCCCCTATCAGTTCTCAGCAGGGGGGCCTCCCTCTTGGCGCTCGTCCCACAACCCTGCAACGGGGGCTGAAAGATTCGTTGCGTCTTCATAGACAATAGCGCATACTTGCCATGCGCATTCAATATGTAATAGCGATATGGAGCGCGCATGCTGCAAGCAACCCTGCGGAACGTTCCCCGGCATGATGGAGCATCCGGGCTGTCCGTGGCCCAGCCGTCCCTGCTTAGCGCCCATGTCCTGGCACACGGCTTCGGACGGTCCAGTCCCTCTCGCCGCCGGGCGTTCACCCGCCTCGCCCCCGCCGCATGGCGTCCGGCGGCGGCGATTGTTCCGGCTGCGGCGGGGACTTCGGGGGAGACTGCGGCGGGGGATGCGACGGCGGGGGCGGCGGAGACTAAACCTGCCGGTGACGCCCCGAACCGGCGGCTCCCGCCTTGCATGCCCAAATGTCTGGGCCGGAAAGATCGCGATCGCGTGTTCGGCTGTGATATCGGGCTGTCGGAGACCGCTCCACCAAGACAGCCGCCCGCGCCGCGTGCGGAACCGCTCCGTCAGGACGATTCATAACAAGGACTCCCGGCCTGGGCCGGAAGTCCTTTTTCATTATGTCCCCGCAAATTGACTCGGCGGACAATATGCATGGCATGTTCCCGTGTTCGTGGTATGCTTGAAAGAGTTCCGTCTCACGCACCGGCCCAAACTGCTGATTTGGCGTCGCCGGGATCCAGGGGGCGACCCCGCTGCCCCGGCGTATGGGCCGAATCCTGGCCAGGCATCGCAGACAATGGGGAGAGGCCGCCTGTTTCACATCATGCCGACTCAAGGAAGGACACAATGAGAACCATCACGATTGTCGCAGTTCTGCTCATGCTCGCC harbors:
- a CDS encoding pyridoxal phosphate-dependent aminotransferase; the protein is MSLLSSEISEALSKGSWIRRIFEQGAEMKKIYGEDNVYDFSLGNPDLPSPGVVGECLAELAARATEPFAFGYMPNAGHPHVREALAAQVAQEQEAPVTGSDLLLSCGAAGGINAFFRAVLTPGDEVICPRPFFVEYGFYVGNHGGRLVTVPTLPDFDLDVPALLAAITPKTRVVLLNSPNNPTGVVYSEKTIKALADGLTAENAKREKPILLLADEPYRFLTYDGAHVPSIMNIYPYTVVVSSFSKNLSLAGERIGYVALAPQMPGKEELMAGVVFANRILGYVNAPAIGQAILLKALGQQVDVSVYAERRDAMAKVLGDAGYEFVMPKGAFYFFPKAPGGDDVAFVEKLCKERVLAVPGSGFGMPGYFRLTFCVGTKVILGAAEGFKKAIAG
- a CDS encoding peptidase U32 family protein — its product is MNHTPEILAPAGDAQSFLAALSAGADAVYCGLKHFSARMQAENFSIQELARLTTLAHDMGRKVYVAMNTLVKPGEEGKAGRLADRLARVVHPDALIIQDLGSAVVARQAGYKGELHLSTLANVSSPSALSVMPQLGISRVVLPRELNVDEMRLMAAACPEGVELETFVHGALCHNISGRCWWSSFLGGKSGLRGRCVQPCRRVFNRKGHPGRYFSCQDLSLDVLAKALLTIPQVKAWKIEGRKKGPHYVFYTTTAYRMLRDAPDDPSAKKAALSYIEQALGRPSTHYSFLPQKARNPVDAMSQTGSGLLVGRVNLREGRKYFVNPRQPLLAGDLLRLGYEDELGHQVARVTRSVPKGGRFDFSIAPGAGRPRAGMSVFLIDRREPELMRRIELLEAQLNKIPELDSVESKYAPVMPKPYKPARGERCESVHIWRQPPKGPAKGAAGVWVSATKTQHLPLGRASSTWWWLPPVIWPNEEKDFADILEVILKRGGKRFVLNAPWQTGLLRKRREMELWAGPFCNVSNPLALSTLKDMGFDGAIISPELSGEEVMSLPKRSPLPLGVVTYGLWPLGISRTLSQDIKSCEPLTSPKGEVCFSTRYGQNFWIYPNWELDLTEKEDSLCKAGFMQMIHMREPLPKGMERKERGCVFNWDIGVL
- a CDS encoding GGDEF domain-containing protein, with the protein product MDHVCSEIKESCDIKKLCASLAKAGTPQDVRWKSLFLFVSFIKEIQFLSSAQKEDIQLIALEALKSLKFDNDSFADVSNRIGARVTSESIDSVNKMFDEIVQAINASKEVIKKRCNNLVDFNNELSNDMRKFSSIEEAVQFVNRNVSEFADLLAQDAESLDAICNLDPLTGLRNRRCFELTVEQLVKSTFEGSRPAYVAMLDVDNFKKFNDSYGHLVGDQVLREVGNLLNEVESKANSPQSGFLAGRYGGEEFVVYLDGVDDEKAFMVAEHIRRSLESKVFKARDVDGALLYGGLKITCSIGLAKLHNDGGKQCYLSALKRADEALYFSKKSGKNRTSVQ